Genomic window (Bradyrhizobium sp. 186):
CGGCGACCTTGAAGCCGAGCTTTGCGATATTGTCCTTGATCATGCCGATCGACTCCGGAAGCGCCGTATCCATCAGGATCAGGCCTTGCGAGGTCTTGATCACGTAGACGGCGATGCCGTCGGTGCCGACATAGTAGATGTTGCCGATGAGCTGGAACGGCTCGAACGGCGTGGTCCATTTCTTGGTGACCGCCGCCAGGAAATCCTTGACGGTCTGCGCCTGCGCAGCCGGTGCGGATAGTGCCAACGCACACAGCGCGGCCGTGAGCTTTCTCATAGTTTGCCTCCCAAAGTGTTCTTGTCGTTTCGATCGGCCGCGACTTTTGCGCGGTTCGACCGGTGCGCAAGCTACGTCGCGCGAGGTGCGGCAGCAACCGCCTCATGCCCATAAATATTCCAGGGCATGCGCGGAATAACGATCTCTGTCTGATTTGAGCATGGCGGCTATCGCTGCAACACGGCCTGCTGTTGTTTGACCGCGCGCGGCCGGCCCGGCATACTTTGTCTCAAGGCGAGCCAGCAAGACTCGTCAGTACCGGGAGCTGAAATGGCCAATTCATTGTGCGTCCTCGCAGGGTCGCTGATTTCCGTCGTCTCCTTCACCTCGATCGCGCTGGCACAGCCAGCCTGCGTGACCCAGAACATGGCCGTCCCGCCCGGCGCCAACACCACTGACAAGGCAGCTGCTTTCTTCATCGACACGACGGGACTCGACTTCAAGACGTCGCCGCCGACCCGCGATCCCTCGAACCCCAATTATCCGCGCGCGACCGAGCTGCCTGACGGCATGCTGCCGCCCCAGGGCGCCGAGGGCAATTTCATCATCGGTCCGACTCACAATCCCGCGCCGGAGACCATCGCGAAAGAGGGCGTGCCGCGTGGGGCGACGAAGTCGTTCACGCTCTCGTCGAAAGGCAGCACGATCTATGATCCCGGCCTGATCCGCGACGACGTCGCCGGTTGCACCAACTCCTCGATCATGACGACCGTCACCGCGCCGGACGACAAGTCGCACATGATCGTCACCACCAGTCATCCCGGCGTCTGGTCGCGCGCCATCGACGTCTACGTGCCGGCGCAATATGTCCGCGGCACCGAGGCGCCGTTCATCGTGGTCGGCGACGGCGGCTCCAATGCCTACAAGGATCTCGCCACGACGCTCGACAATCTGATCGCGCAGCGCCGCGTGCCGCCGATGATTGCGATCCAGATCGGCAATGGCGGACAGGATGCGCAGGGCAGCCAGCGCGGGCGCGAATATGATGCTGTGTCGGGCACCTATGCGCAGTTCGTCGAACGCGAGGTGCTACCGCTGGTCGAGAAGAACGCCGACGTCAAGCTCACCAGGAATCCCGACGGGCGGGCGACCATGGGGCTGAGCTCGAGCGGCGTGGCAGCCTTCACCATGGCATGGTTCTATCCCGATCTCTATCACCGCGTGCTGGCCTTCTCGCCGACCATGGTCAACCAGCAATGGCCGCACGATCCTTCGCTGCGCGGCGGCGCGTGGGAATATCACAGCGCATGGCCGGGGCCGGCCACTCCCAACCTCATCGCGAAGGCGGGCGTACTCACACCGGCCGAGCCGCCCGGCGTGCCGCTGATCCTGAGCTCACCGGCCAGGCCGATCCGCTTCTGGTTCTTCGGCGGCGACCAGGATCTGTTCTATCCAAATCCCACCATTCCCGACGGCATGCACGACTGGACCTTGTCGAACGCGCTGATGGCGAAAGTGCTGGCGGAGAAGGGCTACCACTATCAGTTCCTGTTCGTGCGCAACGCCAAGCATGTCGATCGGCCGACGATCGCGCAAACGCTGCCGTCGGCGCTGGAGTGGGTCTGGAAGGGCTATCCGATTCCCTAAACCGAACTTCCCCTCGGGATTTTTGTTAGAGCGTTGAGAGGATTTGAGAAGTTTGGATCGGGCTGATTTTGTAGGCATGTAAATGATGATTTTTGGCTTGCGAATGGCAGGTTTCCGTGATTCGATTCCGGCATGTTCGTCGCCCGCATTCCCAACCGCAACTCACCGCCCGCGATCCTGTTGCGCGAGAGCTATCGCGAGGGCGACAAGATCAAGTCGCGCACGCTGGCCAACCTGTCGCATTGGCCGGATGAGAAGATCGATGCGCTGCGCCGCGTCCTGAAAGGCGAGGAGCTGGTCTCGCCGGCCGAGCAACTGCGGATCGAGCGCTCGCTGCCGCACGGCCACGTGGCCGCGGTGCTCGGCATGGCGCGCCAGCTCGGACTGCATCGCCTTGTCCCGGACAAGCCCAGACGGTTGGCCAGGCTGGCTTTGGCCTTGATCGTGGCACGGGTGATCGAACCGGCCGCCAAGCTGGCCACGGCGCGCCAGCTCAGCGAGGCGACGGCGGCGCATTCGCTGGGCGAACTGCTCGATCTCAGCGCCGTCGACGAGGACGAGCTTTACGAAGCGCTCGACCTGCTCGGCACGGCCCAACCGGGGATCGAGGCGACGCTCGCCAAGCGCCATCTGCATGACGGCTCGCTGGTGCTCTACGATCTCACCTCCAGCTATCTGGAGGGGCGACATTGCGAATTGGCGCGGCATGGTTACAGCCGCGACGGTCGTTCCGACAAGCTGCAGATCGTGTTCGGCTTGCTGTGCGCCGCCGACGGCTGCCCGGTGGCG
Coding sequences:
- a CDS encoding alpha/beta hydrolase-fold protein; this encodes MANSLCVLAGSLISVVSFTSIALAQPACVTQNMAVPPGANTTDKAAAFFIDTTGLDFKTSPPTRDPSNPNYPRATELPDGMLPPQGAEGNFIIGPTHNPAPETIAKEGVPRGATKSFTLSSKGSTIYDPGLIRDDVAGCTNSSIMTTVTAPDDKSHMIVTTSHPGVWSRAIDVYVPAQYVRGTEAPFIVVGDGGSNAYKDLATTLDNLIAQRRVPPMIAIQIGNGGQDAQGSQRGREYDAVSGTYAQFVEREVLPLVEKNADVKLTRNPDGRATMGLSSSGVAAFTMAWFYPDLYHRVLAFSPTMVNQQWPHDPSLRGGAWEYHSAWPGPATPNLIAKAGVLTPAEPPGVPLILSSPARPIRFWFFGGDQDLFYPNPTIPDGMHDWTLSNALMAKVLAEKGYHYQFLFVRNAKHVDRPTIAQTLPSALEWVWKGYPIP